In Malus sylvestris chromosome 15, drMalSylv7.2, whole genome shotgun sequence, a single genomic region encodes these proteins:
- the LOC126602066 gene encoding uncharacterized protein LOC126602066, whose protein sequence is MARKRGRKPVKQVASSPGNDFNLADEKEPQIEKQEAQFTDLDVDRQISAIRAMRDVEIEHLLTKLRLLRSYFTKEQLQTPLLQFFKHNYQNLSIVTSGENGMMEVQWLEKDGNVSMNDGIDLYETLFRRLSMAYSGCSAAIPSLGGFEFSSNAARTSILGADNLQTRDFVSEEPYNSLMLGKQDTLQTPGVSSQRLSIGMTPKTVRFPKPGEMLVSVHGSPLGVYKEDNMEAIHESEEG, encoded by the exons ATGGCAAGGAAAAGAGGTAGAAAACCTGTAAAGCAAGTTGCCTCGTCACCGGGGAACGATTTCAACCTTGCTGATGAAAAGGAGCCCCAGATTGAGAAGCAAGAAGCTCAATTCACAGACCTAGATG TTGACCGACAAATATCAGCCATTAGGGCTATGCGTGATGTGGAGATAGAACATCTGTTGACTAAATTGCGTTTGCTTCGCTCCTATTTCACCAAGGAACAGCTGCAAACCCCTTTATTGCAATTTTTTAAACACAACTATCAAAACCTGTCTATTGTAACATCTGGAGAAAATGGAATGATGGAAGTCCAATGGCTTGAAAAAGACGGAAATGTGTCCATGAATGATGGAATAGATTTATATGAGACTCTTTTTCGTCGGTTGTCCATGGCTTATTCTGGTTGCTCAGCTGCAATCCCGTCTTTAGGTGGCTTTGAGTTTTCTAGTAATGCAG CGAGAACAAGCATTCTGGGAGCTGATAATCTTCAGACCAGGGACTTT GTTTCAGAGGAGCCATATAATTCTCTGATGCTAGGGAAGCAAGATACTCTCCAAACTCCTGGG GTTAGTAGCCAAAGGCTGTCCATTGGGATGACACCCAAAACGGTAAGGTTCCCAAAGCCTGGGGAGATGCTCGTATCTGTCCATGGCTCACCTCTTGGTGTTTACAAGGAAGACAACATGGAAGCAATACATG AGTCGGAAGAGGGATGA